A region of the Anolis carolinensis isolate JA03-04 chromosome 1, rAnoCar3.1.pri, whole genome shotgun sequence genome:
gaaagacaTGGGCAAGCCAACTGAGCTGTACTGTGCCACAGGATGCAGCATTAAAACCTGAGAGCAGAGGGTATATGAGCTGCATAGAGCTCCCTTGGGTCCCTAGCCTCCACAAGATTTTGACAAATAATGGCCCAACATTCACTATGTATTAGGAGATCCCTGAGCTATTTTAAAGTAGGGGGGAGAGGGGCACTTTGTTTGGCAAGGGAGTAAACTGGAAGTTGAAAAAGGTCTAAAACAGTGGTACTCAATTTGTGggaacccagatgttttggccttcaactcccagaaatcctaacagctggtaaactggctgggatttctggtagttgtaggccaaaacacctggagaaccacaagttgagaaccactggcctaaaacaATTGAGGGAGACTCCAAAAATTGCATGAGGACAACCATTCATGTGAGGAAAAAATCAAAAGTTCAACGAAAGTGAGTGATTGTGTCCCAAATGCAATCCCTGTCCAGGTGAGGAGTATCcagtagacttgtgcatttgtatggaattaattaccgtttctgtttgttccattcgtatggccctgTTTCTGTTTCTGTCCACCACTTACAGAAACAGGTGGTTATACTaatgggcttttctgtccaagaTCCAAAGAACCACAAAATTTTTCAGGCCTTGGGCGGCAAAGCATCAGGCCCTGCAAGCCGGGCCTACAAGCCATTGAGCGCTTGATGGTTCGTAGGCCCAGCTCACAGAATCTACAGTCGAGTGCTCAACAGTAAGCCATGGCCTACAGGACATTGAGCGCTTGATGCTCGTAGGCtcagcaggcagggcctatgagcatcaagtGCCCAAAGCTTGACtgaaggccctgcaagccagggcctacagccaagcaccgaaaatcagctgaccaaatggctactgttcccctctgcttttcgtttcactgtttcttttgttcctgtgGGGTTGTACCGTTCCGTGCAATCCTAATGGATGAaacggtacaaaaccacaaaagaaacagataaaacagGATCCGAGCCCAGAGCTCAAATAAAGAAAGAATAGAGGAGGGGTGTAAGATTGGATATGCTATTGGGTGGTAGAAGCATACTTCCTTCTCCTACAACAGCTTTTCCAGGTGTCTGAAAAAAGGGGAAGGAGTGAAATGATTTCTGTTTTACCTGACCCCTGATTCAGTTTACTTCCCCTAAATAACTAATGCACGCCAGTGGAAACAAAAACAGTAAactgtaggtaggtaggtaggtaggtatctTACTAGCCCTGTGCATTACAGGCAttcagttttaaatgtgcaaattgCTTGAGCACAACCATAAATTGAATCTAGTACCTCTGTGCCTTTCCTACTCACTTTTTATCATAAATAACAGCCTTCAGGGCTTCAGATATGTCCTTTGCAGTCATTTCAATTATGTTCAGAGCCACTCCTGCTCCTCGAGATTCCACCCGCTTTGCGTTATCCATTTGATCCCCGAAGAGTGGCATCAGCACCATTGGTACTCCATTGCAGATCCCTTCATATACCCCATGAGAGCCTGCATGTGTGATAAAGGCTCTGGTCTTGGGGTGAGCTATTGAATGAGAAGAGAATAGTGGTAAAGAAACACAAATAGTACATATGATTAAAATGCATGGGTATGGTTGGCATCAACAAAGATGGAACAAGCCATAGGAGATgatatattgttgaaggcttgggtgaaacgtcaggagagaatgcttctggaacatggccacacagcccagaaaactcaaaacaacccaTAGAAGAAGAGTTCTCTTTCTACTACTATTGCTTCTATTGCTTTCTATTTTCCATCTCAAGTTACCAGCAGTAGTTCAGCTTAAGGTCTCATGTTCATGTTAAGAGTGTGTTCAGAGAAAACAAACACAGCCAAGGTCTGGGATAGGTATGAACTGACAGAAGGCATTTGCACAATCAGATATGAAACTTACTCTGCCTTTGTTCAGAGTAAATTTTGTGGGATGAAGTCTTtcagtttttgtatttttttgggAAAGAGAGATTAAACCAGTTCTTAGTTTCCTTTCAACAAGTTTCCTTTATTCGTTTCCTTTCCTAATTCACTCTCCTAATGGAGGTTCAAAAGATGCATTCATTCAGGAACACATCCCTCCAACTTTAAATTAATTTTCAAACTGCTGTTTGGAATTACTTGTGTATTTTTCCAAATACAGTGTATGCTTGTTCCATGGCAATAACTTAGTGGAGAAAAATATATTGGAGCAGCTTCAAATACAGATAATAAGACaacctttttttgtttctgcCCAGACATACCAAGCAGGTCATTTTGTGGAAGCCACTTGACAAGCTTTGTGTTCTTGGCAAGGTTGGGTGGAGTTTCTCCTGTGTACCGCCACAGCACCTTCATGGATGAAAAAGAATATGTTTTTTGTAAAGTGAATATAAACAGTTGCCAACAGATAGTTGTGGTCTGCATACCCCAGGTAGTTGCCAGAATAGCCCAAGACCCAAAGCTAATCAATATTATCTCAAATTTATTTGCATACTGACAAAGATTAtcagggtttgttttgttttgttgcatgATTCCACTTGGGGTTAAAGTCCAATTCTTGCAACCTGTTTGCTTTACAATAGTTTCAGATATAAACAGTTTAGCTTTTGGGGCATGTCACATTAAATTAGAAAAACCAAACACTAGctttaagattatttttaaaaacatagtgcCACTTATGCAAAAAGGATAAGATTTTATGCTCTAAATAAATAGTAATGAATGTTCAAAAAATTCTTTTCTTACCGTCTGAGGTATGGTTCCAAGTCCTTCAGCAATTTCCATGGCTTTTTTCATTGGAATTTCAGAGACCATAGAACCCAAGGAAAACACCACAATGCCATGTTCGCCTGATTCATTTACTATGGCTTCAAATTCCTACAAAATAAATGGGAGTCAAAATTATTTGTGCCACATATAGCAAATAACATTTTCAGATCTCCCAGAATAGGTAGctaggaataaaaaaaaaaacaaagctttgGTGAGTGAATATTTGGCAAAGATTTCTTCCAAAACCATCAAGAAGCTGTATATAAACTAAAACAAATAGACCACACAGAGAAAGTTTTAATATTTATCTTGAAGGGGAGTTATAACACAGTAGGATGCAACAATACTACTTTGTTAgcaattagattttttaaaatgtcagtttgaTTGTCACTGTAGACCTGTTcaccttaatacagtagagtcttgcttatccagcctttgcttatccaacattctgtattatccaatgcagtctgcctctgcctgtatccacagctgtttctctaggcagcaacacataGCGGTGCAACACGCCcagcaacaacacaagtgcagccatgctcccaaacagttggcagacttgttataaaacatgatgttttggtgcttaatttgtaaaatcataatgtaatttgacgtttaataggcttttccttaatccctccttattatccaacattttcacttatccaacattctgctggcccatttatgttggataagtgagactctattgtatataaaaaaacaaaacattgttgAAGGTTTTAACTACTATAAAGACTTGCATCTGTAACATTTTAATGCCCCTCATTGCATTTTACAGCTACAGCATATTTATGACTTTATTATAAAGGACAGGGAAAGTGCCCCGCTTTGCTTGGCTTCACGGAGGAAAGAGAGGGGCAGCGGAGTGACTCAGTTGCCCCGGCACAGCTCCCTCCTGgcaacgctttccccatcacacatgggaagcATGGCCCTTCTGGGGAGGATCCATGATTGTTCCATTGAAGCCAGTACAACACAGGAAACAGGGCCTCTGGTGGAAGTCACACAGCCCCAAAATAGGTTGGAAGTGTCCTGGGACATTGAATTTAACAAGTTTGATGAGATTGTACGACTAATTTCTTGACATTTTTGTCTGAATTTTAGAAGTATTTAACTGCATGTTTATACAACCCACAGTAAATCCATATCTTCCTAACCACAGCAATACTTTCATTTCTCTAAAGAAACAAGATGTTTCAACTCATAATAGAAAATAACAACTGTGGCCAGACAAACTAAGGATCCATCCAGTTTTACTGCCTTGGTAAGAAGCTGGAGTTTTAGGACTCATATAATATAACAAAATGTAACATTAAGTGATTACCCTAAATATTATAACTAAGCTTATTAGCATGCACATGAAGATAATAAGTGCtagaaaaataatattattgcGTATTTCTCTTTAAATTGTCAGCAGTATTCcaaacaaaatacaaatacagtttcTGACTTGAAAGTAACTTTCATCCTAGTGAGGGAAAATAAGTGATTATTTTTCTACCTTTTAATATCTTATTTACCTATCCGTACTTCTGGATGAAGGTGCATCAGTCCATTTGCGTAGTAggattcttcttgttgttttaagATAGACTTATTTTCATTATGTTGCCCTGTTAGCCTATTATATTCCTTTGTCCTAAAACAATGTTAAAGACTAAAATATTGATTTGCTACTAACTGTTTCAATTTACTCAAATTTCAAATTTCAATATCTTTTTCAATCTTATTCTCCTTTAATATGCTTAAAACGAAAACTCTGGCAATATGAATaacatggagagagaaaaaaaaatccaacctgAGATAATGGACTTTTTCTTTGACAGTTTATACCACCAATGAAGACCATGTTGGGCATGACAGGTCTTGGATATTCAAACACAAAGTCGTAGCGCAGAAGCCATATAGATGCTTGACTATAGAGCTCTGTTATTGTCATATCTCGTTGTAGGAATTCCTTGCTGAGAACTTCATATGGTGAGTAAAGAAGATAACATATTATGAATTCCAGTGAGCCAACTAAAAAATTCTTCACTCTCTGGTTAAATACCATGCGATCAGTATTGCGTGTGAAGAATTTTGGTACATACGAATGTGGGTTTGGACACTGACTTGCCTCAAAATCCAGGCCACAGGGAATTCCACGTAAGTAGTAAACTGAGGGAATGGATAAATGCTCAGCCAGAATTTGTCCACATGGAGACACTGGATCCATCAAGACAACATCAAACTGGTTTTCTTCAAGGTAAGTAATCAGTTCTTTGTTGTACAAGAGCTGCTTGCAGTTGTCAAAGAAGAGTGTTGTGATATTTCTTACTTTTGCAAAACTCTCTGTCATTTTTGTTAGAAAAGGCTGGTGTGCAAAAATCCTGTGGCCAAGCTTCTGAAATTCTGCTTTCAAGTATTCCGTTGTGTGGCTGACAGCAAATGTTTTCATTGTGTAGGCTTCAGATGCCTTGATCCACAAGTTTGCTTCAGGGGCAACAACGACTAATTCATGTCCTCTTTGCTGAAGGTTTTCCATTACTGGTTTGAGACTGAGCCAGTGACTGCCATCGGCAGGTATTACCAGCACCTTCCCTCCATCCGAAAGGCTCCAGGAAAAGAAAGTAAGCAAAATCCATGAAGGTATCTGGCAAACACTTTGAAGCATAGTGCTTGCCACTTTGTAGCCTTGACAGTTGCCCTGTCCAGTATGACAAGAATGTAAAAGTCTTCTTTTAAACAAGAGAAGAAATACAACTCACTCATTAGCATTCGGCATTTTCTCTGGAACAGTTTGTTGCAGGATGTTGCTGGATGTGACCAACTGAGTTGCAAAATATGGTCAAAGGTTGACCCTGTATACCAATCATGATTGGATGGAAAGGGATCAAAAGAGTCATCCAGTCTGTCACAAATTCAGCGCTATTACAAACAGGGCAGATTAGAGCAACTTACTCTCCCATTTTTCTTCAGATCTCCAATATGCATACTAATTTTGGACAAGATCCTCCCAGTTCCCATATTACTCTTGCATTTTTTTCTTTCGTAACTCCTCCTTCCCAAAGTGCCTCTGCGTTGATGTATGTGTCTGATAAGGGAGGTGCtttgaggaagagaaagagagagataagcCACTGGGGAGGGAAAGATGGCCCTTTCGCTACCTGCAATGGGGAAAGAATGGTAGGCTTTTTCTCGGCCCACGTCCAGCCCTTGCAATGTGGAAAGGGGGAGGGCTCATAAGTTCCCCCTTCCCTTCTGCTCCCAAGCAactgaaggaagagaaggaggaaaaataagaggaggaggaaaggagcaAAAGGGAAAAGTTCACCATGAACTTTTCATTCCTAACTAAAATGTGCATACATGAAAGGAAACATTCTTTCCCATTTCAACTTTTATCACAATACTCATTGCAGACAATGCTGCTGCAACCTGACACTGGCTGCCAGCTCTACTTTGCAATCCTCCCCACACTGATACTCCAAACACAAACAAATGCATTAGACAGAAGAAAAATGGAATGGGACAAATATTATCCTTTTTATGAACATTCACTGGAGTGATGCTGCGACACTGAAATGTGTCATGACTAAATCTCCCTTAAATTCATGCTCATACGCTGGTAACTCTATGGCAGAGACATTTTCAAaggaaatcacacacacacacacacacacacacacacacacacacacacacacacacaccccggataTTATGTGGGAGCCACCTTTGATGCACAGGCAAAAGAATCCAACCactttaactttgtttttattggcattcTGTTTTAAGTCTTACATATACATTttgataagtacagtagagtctcacttatccaagcctcgcttatccaagcctctggataatccaagccatttttgtagtcaatgttttcaatatatcatgatattttgatgctaaattcgtaaatacagtaattacaacataacattactgcgtattgaactactttttctgtcaaatttgttgtataacatgaagttttggtgcttaatttgtaaaatcataacctaatttgatgtttaataagcttttccttaatccctccttattatccaagttattcatttatccaagcttctgccggcctgtttagcttggataagtgagactctactgtattttgattttccTTCAAGGTCTGGCTTGGCGCATCACTTCATTAGGAAGGCCAGAAGCCATGGATTGCTGTGACCATAAAGTACATATCCTTCTGGTTACAGAACCATTTTCACATTAGATGAATCTTTGAGTTACCAGGGCTCACATTGTCTTCGTTTATCTGTGCTGGCATCTtgtactaaggccccttctacactgccatattatccagattatcaaatcagataatccacattatctgcttggaactggattatatgagtctagactgccatataatccagttcaaagcagataatctggattttatatggcagtgaaaaaGGGGCTCAAGTATCCATAAAGGAGTTTGTTGTTGCCTTACGAATGAATCACCTTGCCccataaaaatgatataaataagTTAGGACTAAATTCCCCAGACAAGTATTTTATGCCATAGCTCAAGACTGCCAAGCAAGCAGTGACATATGAAATACCTTTGAGTATGTACATAGTGCATTCATTCACACTGCATAATGATACCAGACCCCAGCATATCTCACATAGAACCAAGTAGTCTGGCCAGTGGACAACCCCAACTTTTATTTCAGACTAGGAAGTCTATCAACATTTGATCATTTCCTAGATAACGTTGACATACAGGTAATACAGCAtaacatatttattattgtaCCATTCTGCACCCTTATCTAGTGGTCTCTTAGGTCATAGTATTCCAGCCTTCAAAGGCCCCTTGTCTGCTTTTCACCTGCATGCTCTCAAAGACGATCTCTTTGTTTAAGTTCAATGTGGATTCTCCATTGCCCAATCTACCAGTTTATTAAGATCAAGTcagagggtgctgtggtttttaactttgaatattatttatttatttatttacagtatttatattccgcccttctcaccccgaaggggactcagggtggatcacattacacatataaggcaaacattcaatgccttaacatagaacaaagacaaagacaaacgcaggctccgagctggcctcaaactcatgacctcttggtcagagtgatttgttgcagctggctgcagctggctgctcaccagcctgcaccacagcccgggcccagggtattaaaacattaaatatgttttaataggttttaactgtgaattttgaaATACTGTTTATCTTTAATTCTGTTTgcatattggtatattttaaattgtatgctaatgcttttatgttaagccgctttgagtctccctcaGGAGCGATAAaggagggtataaataaataaataaataaataaataaataataataataaggcaaccCCTATTTTTCTGAAGCTTCTGTTCTCATtattccctcttttaattttttatcatCACCTACTTTCCCTTTTGCTCCTATTTACaataatgacactccatgcagtcatgccagccacatgaccttggaggcatctacagacaacgccggctcttcggcttggaaatggagatgagtaccaacctccagagtcggacacgactagacaatgtcagggggaaacctttactgttACCTATTCACAATCAGTTTCTTCTTAAACTTTCCAAGTTTCTCTCCACTTAACCTTTCTACTTCTTCCTCTGTGCCTGTTATGCAAATTACTCAGCACACTTCGCACAAAAAACTATTTTCTGCATAAAACATGTGTTTTCTTTATCACATAATAATTCTTCCACAACTCTTCCGGACATTTAGCActgtttcttccctccttccaaaAGCACTTATCATATTATGCTATTAGTGAAATGACATCTGGTTAACAAACATTTTGTATCACAATTTTTATAGATACAAATTAGAATGAGAACCACATTCGCCAACAATTCTGTCCATTTCTCTAGCCCTTGAAGGATTTTGCAGAACTCAGTATCTCCCAAACCAAAAACAGACAAAAAAGGTTTCCTACCTTTGACACATGCTAATACAAGTAAATaacaaatatataattttacaaaATCATCTTACAAACCTTGGACAATGGCTTCTTCTGTGCACAGGTGATGCCTCCAATGTAGATCATATTGGGCATCACTGGCCTGGGGTACTCAAATACAAAGTCGTATCTCATGAGCCAAATGGATGTTTTACTGAAAAGTTCTGAGATTGTGGTTGTCCTCTGTAGAAACTCAGATGCAAGCTCTTCATGATTTGCAAAAAATAGACGGCAAAGTAAATACTGTAGAGGTGAGGTTATTAAATTCTTCACGCGTTCAATAAAGCTCATGTGATCCGAGAAAGAAGTAAATCCCCATGGGACATATGAAAGAGGGACTGGACACTGAGCTGCTTTGTAATCTAGGCCACATGGAAGTCCACGCAAAAAGTACACAGTAGGCAAGGACAGGTATTCGGCAAGGATTGGCCCACAAGGCAGTATAGGATCTGAAAACATGGCATCAAATTTACTCTGTTGGAGGAATGTGATTAGTTCTTTATCATACAGAAGATCCCTACAAGCAGAAGCATAGAAGGCTGTAATTCTTGTTGTATTAATGTACATGAGAAAAATCTTCTCCAGGAATGGAGAGTCATCAAAGATAGCCGTACCTAATGAACGGTAATGGGCATCCAACTCCTCCTGGGTATAAGGCACTGAATGAGTCCTCACAGTGAAGTGCTCAGATGTCTGCATGAGGAAGGTGTTTTCTGGCATTAACACTACAACCTCATGCCCTCTTTGTGCAAGCTCCTCTAGTGCCATTTTCATGCTAAGCCAGTGGCTTCCATCCTGTGGCACAACCAAGAGCTTTCCACTTTCAGCCaagtgacagaaagaaagcaaacatgTAATCCCAACAGCTATGTGGCTTCTTGATTTCAAACATGCCATTTCGGTCCTGATGGCACCTAAACTCACTATGCGCTCTGTATCTGAATGGTGTAAACTGTAAAATTTAGCACAAGCATGGCCTATAAAACCAGCAATTTAACGGAAAAAGTCAATGTTTAACATGTGCCCTTCTTTGAAGCTAAAAGGTTTTTTTATCAAGTACCAATCAAGTTCATGTTGTATATTAACAAATATCCCTTGGGCAACCACACTTTGGTAAGATGATTCAGCATACTAGTATCTATTGATTATATGCCACATGGCGGTCACACAAGTTCATAGCCACCTTTTGAAGGcaataaagattggattcaaGCAAGgtgaattaaaatatattacgtttcattttttaaagatttctttATTAACAAGGCTACCTCTTCTAACAGTTACTTATTTGTTTTTAACACCTTAAAGCATATGCTCTTTCTCAGCTCTCTCTTTTCCTGGAACTTTCAAAAGATTCtcttagtcatagaatcatagaatcatagagttggaagagacctcaagggccatccagtccaaccccctgccatgaagcaggaaaatctcattcaaagcacccccgacagatggccatccagcctctgcttaaaagcctccaccacactccagggcagagaattccactgctgaacagctctcacagtgaggaagttcttcctcgtgttcaggtggaatctcctttcctgtagtctccacggcagcacagaacaagcttgttccctcctccctatgacttcccctcacatatttgtacatggctctcatcatgtctcctctcaaccttcccttctgcaggctaaacatgcccagctctttaagccgctccgcatagggcttgttctccagacccttaatcattttagtcaccctcctctggacactttccagcttgtcaacttctcccttcaactacggtgcctagaattggacacaatattccaggtgtggtctgaccaaggcagaatagagggggagcatgacttccctggatctagatgctatacccctatttatgcaggccagaatcccattggattttttggctgccgcatcacattgtaggttcatgtttaacttgttgtccacaaggactccaagataattttcacacgtactgctgtcctCTTTGAATTTTTCAAAAAGAGTCATGTAAGTTGTACAGCTGACAATGTTCTCAAGAATATACTTCTAAAATGTATGTATATAACATTAATGTGTTGTAGTATATTTGTCGCATCCTTCTTCCATAAAGCAAAAAGCAGGCTATCACTATGTACTACATTAAGCTCAGAACATATATTTATGTAAAAAAAGGTTTCCCCCGACCACTCAATTAATAAATACCATCTTTCACTTAAGCACATGGTTTTATTCTCATAATCATAAAATTACTAGTTCAGGATTATTCGTGCCTGAACAGAGGTTTTAATTTTCACATCCAGTAAAATaccaaattaaaaaataaagcactTTGGAAACTTTAGCACACACTAGGCTCAGGGCTAAATCTGGTCCTTTGGGCTTTTCCACCTGGCCATGCATGGACTTCAATGTGGCCATTAATATTGTATGTGTTTCCCCATTGTCAAAGGTGGACATATTTCTAACAATAATCAAAGTAAAAGTTTTATCTAAAATACCTTTGCATTTTTGGTCTTTCCTTTCTGCTTTTGCCGTGACCCAGAATTCAAACTCAGCTTCTAGGAATGTCTTTGAAATTTAATTCATGCCCTTTCTTACATCCTCACCCATATCTAAAGTTTTACCAAATCATGTGGCTTAGTTTCATTGTGACCTTGTTGTCTTTTTCatctgatttttaaagaaaaggaggTGCATTTTCAAGTCATTTTGTGCAAAGCTGGACATAAGATGAAGTAGCTTACTTTCACATTGTTAGTAAATTTCATCCCCTGCTTCCCATTCTGGCAGTATATTCAGTAAGTGTGACACCAATTTTGTACTGATGCCCCATACAAGGGACATAGAACCTTTGCAACAAATGCAAGTCATGGTGGAGCAAAGGTTAATTGTATTGATTTGTTAACTTGCATAACAAAAAATGTTCCTTATCTAATCAGCTCTAAGGCACGAACTCTACACAGAGTAACTTTTACGTTCACTCCCTTCTAATCTGGACAGCAATCATTGCAAAAACCTCCTCTCATGACCTGGAGTTTTGAATCATAGTTAAGTATTTAGGCTATGCTGCAAGGCACAAATCAGGAATACAGGAATAAGACAGCTAGGATAGTAACTGAATCTTGTTCTTGTGAAACTAAGATTCAAACTTTTTTTTCCTCTCACAATCTGTTAAGAGCCAGTATGGGGCAATGATTTGAGTAGTAGACtctggacctcttcacacagggcatttttgccctgtttgCCAGTTTTATTCACACCAAGGACGGGGCCTGCCGTGAGCCATTACACAATGCACAGCAGGCCCTTCTCACATTTCTCCCAAAGTGGGGGGGAAGCACCGAAAGGCACTTTCTCCTCCACTATGGTGAGGAAAGTGTATTTTAGGTAACTCTGCATGATGGGGAAAAGCGCGGCAGGGCAAAGTGTGCTGGCGCATGTTGCCACATGTTgccgccctttctcccatctctcCCTGTCCTGTCTCCACCATATGATGGGGTAAGGAGGAAGGGCATGCGGGGGTGCCACAAGTTCCCCTTTTCGCCAGCAACTGCCAGTGAAACAGCATGGctcaaaagggccatgtgaagaggtcatagATCTCTGGAGATTAGAGTTTGAGTCCGTGCTTGGCCTTAGAGCTTACTGGGTGACCAtgataaccgaaaccccggcttttaaattaattttaaaacgcagcggagagttccgcagatcactcaccaaaggaacggagcgggaccgcagcagactattattaaaagactttttttctttcttcactttccccttccctgaactatgtaacaaatccccccaataaaagtagcatttattttaacagtaacactctctatctggttattttgtgtcattctctgactccttcctttgcatgcaatttctccctctcactaacccgcctgatctttaaaaaccctggcggaggcttctccgccatagattaatacggcggacgatacaaattggctcatatctttatcaaaattacccctagaacgctcctcttttagtcctaaccctttctaaggctcctgactcgaagaccaccaacggaaccgaaatcggt
Encoded here:
- the LOC100552049 gene encoding UDP-glucuronosyltransferase 1A1 isoform X3, whose protein sequence is MACLKSRSHIAVGITCLLSFCHLAESGKLLVVPQDGSHWLSMKMALEELAQRGHEVVVLMPENTFLMQTSEHFTVRTHSVPYTQEELDAHYRSLGTAIFDDSPFLEKIFLMYINTTRITAFYASACRDLLYDKELITFLQQSKFDAMFSDPILPCGPILAEYLSLPTVYFLRGLPCGLDYKAAQCPVPLSYVPWGFTSFSDHMSFIERVKNLITSPLQYLLCRLFFANHEELASEFLQRTTTISELFSKTSIWLMRYDFVFEYPRPVMPNMIYIGGITCAQKKPLSKEFEAIVNESGEHGIVVFSLGSMVSEIPMKKAMEIAEGLGTIPQTVLWRYTGETPPNLAKNTKLVKWLPQNDLLAHPKTRAFITHAGSHGVYEGICNGVPMVLMPLFGDQMDNAKRVESRGAGVALNIIEMTAKDISEALKAVIYDKKYKENIQRLSELHLDRPIHPLDLAVHWVEFVMKHKGAPHLRPAAHDLNWVQYHSIDVLAFLLAASLLALFISMKCCMFCCRKCFCKSGRLTKKSKSKSH
- the LOC100552049 gene encoding UDP-glucuronosyltransferase 1A1 isoform X8, producing MACLKSRSHIAVGITCLLSFCHLAESGKLLVVPQDGSHWLSMKMALEELAQRGHEVVVLMPENTFLMQTSEHFTVRTHSVPYTQEELDAHYRSLGTAIFDDSPFLEKIFLIFAKVRNITTLFFDNCKQLLYNKELITYLEENQFDVVLMDPVSPCGQILAEHLSIPSVYYLRGIPCGLDFEASQCPNPHSYVPKFFTRNTDRMVFNQRVKNFLVGSLEFIICYLLYSPYEVLSKEFLQRDMTITELYSQASIWLLRYDFVFEYPRPVMPNMVFIGGINCQRKSPLSQEFEAIVNESGEHGIVVFSLGSMVSEIPMKKAMEIAEGLGTIPQTVLWRYTGETPPNLAKNTKLVKWLPQNDLLAHPKTRAFITHAGSHGVYEGICNGVPMVLMPLFGDQMDNAKRVESRGAGVALNIIEMTAKDISEALKAVIYDKKYKENIQRLSELHLDRPIHPLDLAVHWVEFVMKHKGAPHLRPAAHDLNWVQYHSIDVLAFLLAASLLALFISMKCCMFCCRKCFCKSGRLTKKSKSKSH
- the LOC100552049 gene encoding UDP-glucuronosyltransferase 1A1 isoform X4, with the translated sequence MLQSVCQIPSWILLTFFSWSLSDGGKVLVIPADGSHWLSLKPVMENLQQRGHELVVVAPEANLWIKASEAYTMKTFAVSHTTEYLKAEFQKLGHRIFAHQPFLTKMTESFAKVRNITTLFFDNCKQLLYNKELITYLEENQFDVVLMDPVSPCGQILAEHLSIPSVYYLRGIPCGLDFEASQCPNPHSYVPKFFTRNTDRMVFNQRVKNFLVGSLEFIICYLLYSPYEVLSKEFLQRDMTITELYSQASIWLLRYDFVFEYPRPVMPNMVFIGGINCQRKSPLSQEFEAIVNESGEHGIVVFSLGSMVSEIPMKKAMEIAEGLGTIPQTVLWRYTGETPPNLAKNTKLVKWLPQNDLLAHPKTRAFITHAGSHGVYEGICNGVPMVLMPLFGDQMDNAKRVESRGAGVALNIIEMTAKDISEALKAVIYDKKYKENIQRLSELHLDRPIHPLDLAVHWVEFVMKHKGAPHLRPAAHDLNWVQYHSIDVLAFLLAASLLALFISMKCCMFCCRKCFCKSGRLTKKSKSKSH
- the LOC100552049 gene encoding UDP-glucuronosyltransferase 1A1 isoform X7; its protein translation is MACLKSRSHIAVGITCLLSFCHLAESGKLLVVPQDGSHWLSMKMALEELAQRGHEVVVLMPENTFLMQTSEHFTVRTHSVPYTQEELDAHYRSLGTAIFDDSPFLEKIFLMYINTTRITAFYASACRDLLYDKELITFLQQSKFDAMFSDPILPCGPILAEYLSLPTVYFLRGLPCGLDYKAAHQCPNPHSYVPKFFTRNTDRMVFNQRVKNFLVGSLEFIICYLLYSPYEVLSKEFLQRDMTITELYSQASIWLLRYDFVFEYPRPVMPNMVFIGGINCQRKSPLSQEFEAIVNESGEHGIVVFSLGSMVSEIPMKKAMEIAEGLGTIPQTVLWRYTGETPPNLAKNTKLVKWLPQNDLLAHPKTRAFITHAGSHGVYEGICNGVPMVLMPLFGDQMDNAKRVESRGAGVALNIIEMTAKDISEALKAVIYDKKYKENIQRLSELHLDRPIHPLDLAVHWVEFVMKHKGAPHLRPAAHDLNWVQYHSIDVLAFLLAASLLALFISMKCCMFCCRKCFCKSGRLTKKSKSKSH